One Oncorhynchus masou masou isolate Uvic2021 chromosome 18, UVic_Omas_1.1, whole genome shotgun sequence DNA window includes the following coding sequences:
- the LOC135504057 gene encoding V-type proton ATPase subunit S1-like: MAGSESSSKMRTKMAFIALLFALFSTGSCGSQVPLVMWSSEGYTLPQLVSPTAGHIISNVQLMAYLNSALGSAPHNMLLFLQDKLSKDDFTRYGGVFGNKQDSVFPNLESALQSSSSPLVLPALSWLGASAVPSLLQEKLGVSPLSVDPDTLEHLRFNASENTLLVINLPYSSGAYLSCQDVLRNNDEVIGKVLSIMKAQSVPYTAIYTGLKPSRVIEEPSLIVQSSMSRSLLQAVVDEVKPPLMFNSTRGPCIMLWAQNLNVSFSDKEWIDLGPSTFASDGSVSTSGSFCNETNSQLVLDYGSSVSPYNPFRLIFSMSQRRYPVSARNWFTLDTVELVFNTLTATYNGSHGIYAPAEYSFHCQNVNNFRNALLVPRAQNATQWRILFTDFQIQGFSILNGTTDFSYASDCAGFFTPGIWMGLITSLLMLLILTYGLHMIMQLRSMDRFDDPKGPSISVPQSE, translated from the exons ATGGCAGGATCTGAGTCGTCAAGTAAAATGCGTACTAAAATGGCCTTTATTGCTCTTTTATTTGCCTTATTTTCGACTGGAAGTTGTGGCAGTCAGGTACCGCTTGTAATGTGGTCCAGTGAAGG GTACACCTTACCACAGCTGGTATCTCCCACAGCTGGTCACATAATATCTAATGTCCAGCTGATGGCCTACCTAAACTCTGCTCTGGGATCTGCCCCACACAATATGCTGCTCTTCCTACAGGACAAG CTGAGCAAAGATGACTTCACAAGGTATGGAGGAGTTTTTGGAAACAAGCAAGACAGTGTCTTTCCTAACCTTGAG tctgcGTTACAGTCTTCGTCTTCACCGTTGGTGCTGCCTGCCCTGTCATGGCTAGGTGCTAGTGCGGTCCCAAGCCTGCTACAGGAGAAGCTGGGTGTTTCCCCACTCAGCGTAGACCCAGACACACTGGAGCATCTCCGCTTCAATGCCTCAGAAAACACTCTGCTGGTTATCAACCTGCCATATTCTTCTGG TGCTTACCTGTCCTGTCAGGATGTCCTGCGTAACAATG aTGAGGTCATTGGTAAGGTTCTGAGCATCATGAAAGCCCAGAGTGTGCCCTACACTGCCATTTACACTGGACTCAAGCCCTCAAGA GTGATTGAGGAGCCGTCCTTGATTGTCCAGTCTTCTATGAGCCGTTCCTTGCTGCAGGCAGTTGTGGATGAGGTCAAACCTCCTCTGATGTTCAATTCCACCAGAGGCCCTTGCATCATGCTCTGGGCCCAGAATCTAAACGTCAGCTTCAGTGACAAGGAATGGATTGATCTCGGTCCATCAACCTTTGCTTCTGATGGCTCTGTGAGCACGTCTGGGTCCTTCTGTAATGAAACCAACTCACA GCTTGTCCTTGATTATGGGAGTTCTGTTTCACCTTACAATCCCTTCCGTCTCAT CTTCTCCATGAGCCAGCGGCGCTATCCTGTGTCTGCACGGAACTGGTTCACCCTGGACACTGTGGAATTGGTATTCAACACCCTAACAGCCACCTACAATGGCAGCCACGGAATCTATGCCCCGGCAGAGTACTCTTTCCACTGCCAGAATGTCAACAACTTCCGCAATGCACTTCTAGTGCCCCGCGCTCAGAATGCCACCCAGTGGAGAATCCTCTTCACTGACTTCCAG ATCCAAGGCTTCAGCATACTGAATGGGACAACAGATTTCTCCTATGCCAGTGACTGTGCTGGCTTCTTCACACCAGGGATCTGGATGGGCCTGATTACCTCTCTGCTGATGCTGTTGATCCTCACCTACGGCCTGCACATGATCATGCAGCTACGCTCCATGGACCGCTTTGACGACCCTAAAGGCCCCTCCATCTCAGTGCCTCAGTCGGAGTAA